Proteins found in one Micromonospora sp. WMMD1082 genomic segment:
- the eccCa gene encoding type VII secretion protein EccCa: MSSVVIRRPERRPAPEIPVGDLPVQAPPEIPAGTGARWQQMLMVLPMLGGTVAMAMMFGRGGGAYAYVVGGMFGLSSLAMLMTSWGSAAGTPKKSEMMAARREYLRHLTTLRRQVRQTAARQRAGLCYRHPDPSVLWSTVQSHRVWERRPTDPDFAVVRVAVGPQTLATPLIPPVTRPLEELEPMTAGALRRFLDAYSVVPDLPVAVSLRSFARIFVRATPVGPTGSPAAQALARAMLTQLAVFHAPDELLVAVCAGPERRGVWEWVKWLPHAQHPTRHDALGPVRLVTSSAVELERLLGEALASRSRFSPAGPATDGPHLVVVLDGGDLTGATELAGDGGIDAVTLIDLDTAPPRLLDRFALLLELRGGRLHSHSADGPAEVGAADTLEITEAEAVARRLAPLRLAAARGADASPGAEPGLPELLGIGDPEGFTAEQGWLPRSARERLRVPIGVGVDGGAVELDLKESAQDGMGPHGLLIGATGSGKSELLRTLVLGLATTHSSEQLNFVLVDFKGGATFASFDRLPHTAAVITNLADALPLVDRMVDAINGELVRRQELLRRAGNYASLRDYERARAAGGPLAPLPSLLLICDEFSELLSAKPDFIDLFVQIGRLGRSLGVHLLLASQRLEEGRLRGLDTHLSYRIGLRTFSALESRTVLGAPDAHELPRSPGHGFLRYGTEPLLRFKAAYVSGAVQPRGPAAGASGPAGPRLLSFSTHFTPAPQPPTPPTVQDEKPRETLLGLLVDRLAGQGVPAHQVWLPPLADAPVMDELGGPLTVDDGRGLTFGNPELHGALQVPVAVVDKPYEQRRDLLWLTLDGAAGHVAVVGGTQSGKSTALRTLICALALTHTPAEVQVYCLDFGGGGLAAVRDLPHVGGVTGRADPTGVRRTVGEMSTVLADRERTFAELGVESMAAWRQRRRHQDTTGEPRTDPFGDVFLVVDGWSTLRGEYDDLEPLITDLATRGLSYGLHVVATAVRWLDFRPAIRDLFGSRLELRLGDPSDSLVARRAAHHVPERAPGRGVTPEGLHFLTALPQATGTDTAGLVKQVSEGWAGPVAPRVRLLPAVLPYADLDLDATTGLSIPVGIAEADLHPVVLDFTTEPHFVVYGDAECGKSSFLRALAATIVTRFTPEQARVILVDYRRSLLGAISTPHLIGYGTAAAHTAELVESAAGYLQGRTPGPEVGPAQLRDRSWWSGPELFVLVDDYDLVASGPANPLRALEEHLPHARDVGLHLVLVRRSGGAARAQYEPVVQRLRELSTSGLVMSGSPEEGALVGPVRPGPLPPGRGRLFTRREGVRLVQLAHLPPQ, translated from the coding sequence GTGTCCAGTGTCGTGATCCGGCGTCCGGAGCGGCGCCCCGCGCCCGAGATTCCGGTCGGTGACCTGCCGGTGCAGGCGCCCCCGGAGATTCCGGCCGGCACCGGCGCCCGCTGGCAGCAGATGCTGATGGTGCTGCCGATGCTCGGTGGCACGGTCGCGATGGCGATGATGTTCGGCCGGGGTGGCGGCGCCTACGCGTACGTGGTCGGCGGCATGTTCGGCCTCTCCTCGCTGGCGATGCTGATGACCTCCTGGGGCAGCGCCGCGGGCACCCCGAAGAAGTCCGAGATGATGGCGGCCCGCCGGGAGTACCTGCGGCACCTCACGACCCTGCGCCGCCAGGTCCGCCAGACCGCGGCGCGGCAGCGCGCCGGCCTCTGCTACCGGCACCCGGACCCGTCGGTGCTCTGGTCGACGGTGCAGAGCCACCGGGTCTGGGAGCGACGCCCCACCGATCCGGACTTCGCGGTGGTCCGGGTCGCCGTCGGGCCGCAGACCCTCGCCACCCCGCTGATCCCGCCGGTCACCCGTCCGTTGGAGGAGCTGGAGCCGATGACCGCCGGCGCCCTGCGCCGCTTCCTGGACGCGTACTCCGTGGTGCCCGACCTGCCGGTGGCCGTGTCGCTGCGCAGCTTCGCCCGGATCTTCGTCCGGGCCACACCGGTCGGCCCGACCGGATCACCGGCCGCGCAGGCGCTGGCCCGGGCGATGCTCACCCAGCTCGCGGTCTTCCACGCTCCGGACGAACTGCTCGTCGCGGTCTGCGCCGGCCCGGAGCGACGCGGCGTCTGGGAGTGGGTCAAGTGGCTGCCGCACGCCCAGCATCCGACCCGCCACGACGCCCTCGGCCCGGTGCGGCTGGTCACCAGTTCCGCGGTGGAGCTGGAGCGGCTGCTCGGCGAGGCGCTGGCCAGCCGCTCCCGGTTCAGCCCGGCCGGGCCGGCGACCGACGGGCCGCACCTGGTGGTCGTGCTCGACGGGGGCGACCTCACCGGCGCCACCGAGCTGGCCGGGGACGGTGGCATCGACGCGGTCACCCTGATCGACCTGGACACCGCGCCGCCGCGCCTGCTCGACCGGTTCGCGTTACTGCTGGAGCTGCGGGGCGGTCGGCTGCACTCGCACTCGGCGGACGGGCCGGCCGAGGTCGGCGCGGCCGACACGCTGGAGATCACCGAGGCCGAGGCGGTGGCCCGCCGACTCGCGCCGCTGCGCCTGGCCGCCGCCCGGGGTGCCGACGCGTCACCCGGCGCCGAGCCGGGCCTGCCGGAGTTGCTCGGCATCGGCGATCCAGAGGGTTTCACCGCGGAGCAGGGTTGGCTGCCGAGATCGGCGCGGGAACGGCTGCGGGTGCCGATCGGCGTCGGCGTGGACGGTGGCGCCGTGGAGTTGGACCTGAAGGAGTCGGCGCAGGACGGCATGGGTCCGCACGGGCTGCTGATCGGTGCCACCGGCTCCGGCAAGTCCGAACTGCTCCGTACGCTGGTGCTCGGGCTGGCCACCACCCACTCCTCGGAGCAGCTCAACTTCGTGCTGGTGGACTTCAAGGGCGGGGCCACGTTCGCCTCGTTCGACCGGCTGCCGCACACCGCCGCCGTGATCACCAATCTGGCGGACGCGTTGCCGCTGGTCGACCGAATGGTCGACGCAATCAACGGCGAGCTGGTCCGCCGGCAGGAACTGCTGCGCCGGGCCGGCAACTACGCCAGCCTGCGCGACTACGAGCGCGCGCGGGCGGCCGGCGGTCCGCTGGCCCCGCTGCCGTCGCTGCTGCTGATCTGCGACGAGTTCTCCGAACTGCTGTCGGCCAAGCCCGACTTCATCGACCTGTTCGTCCAGATCGGCCGGCTGGGCCGGTCGCTCGGCGTGCACCTGCTGCTGGCGAGCCAGCGCCTGGAGGAGGGGCGGCTGCGCGGGCTCGACACCCACCTGTCGTACCGGATCGGTCTGCGCACCTTCTCCGCGCTGGAGTCCCGCACGGTGCTCGGGGCACCGGACGCGCACGAACTGCCCCGCTCGCCGGGGCACGGCTTCCTTCGGTACGGCACCGAGCCGCTGCTGCGGTTCAAGGCCGCGTACGTCTCCGGGGCGGTGCAGCCGCGCGGCCCGGCGGCCGGTGCATCCGGACCGGCCGGTCCCCGCCTGCTCTCCTTCTCCACCCACTTCACCCCCGCGCCGCAGCCGCCCACCCCGCCGACCGTCCAGGACGAGAAGCCCCGGGAGACCCTGCTGGGTCTGCTGGTCGACCGGCTGGCCGGGCAGGGGGTGCCGGCGCACCAGGTGTGGCTGCCGCCGCTGGCCGACGCCCCGGTCATGGACGAACTCGGCGGCCCGCTGACGGTCGACGACGGCCGAGGGCTGACCTTCGGCAATCCCGAGTTGCACGGCGCCTTGCAGGTGCCGGTGGCCGTGGTCGACAAACCGTACGAGCAGCGGCGCGACCTGCTCTGGCTGACGCTGGACGGCGCGGCCGGCCACGTCGCGGTGGTCGGCGGTACGCAGAGCGGCAAGTCCACCGCACTCCGTACGCTGATCTGCGCGCTGGCACTCACCCACACCCCGGCCGAGGTGCAGGTCTACTGCCTCGACTTCGGTGGCGGCGGGCTGGCCGCGGTGCGCGACCTGCCGCACGTCGGCGGGGTCACCGGGCGGGCCGACCCGACCGGCGTACGGCGCACCGTGGGCGAGATGTCGACCGTGCTCGCCGACCGGGAACGCACCTTCGCCGAACTCGGCGTGGAGTCGATGGCCGCCTGGCGGCAGCGACGCCGCCACCAGGACACGACCGGTGAACCCCGCACCGACCCCTTCGGCGACGTGTTTCTCGTTGTCGACGGGTGGTCGACCCTGCGCGGCGAGTACGACGACCTGGAGCCGCTGATCACCGACCTGGCCACCCGGGGGCTCTCCTACGGACTGCACGTGGTGGCCACGGCGGTGCGCTGGCTGGACTTCCGGCCGGCCATCCGGGACCTCTTCGGTTCCCGGCTCGAGCTGCGGCTCGGTGACCCGTCCGACTCGCTCGTCGCCCGGCGCGCCGCGCACCACGTGCCGGAACGGGCGCCGGGGCGGGGCGTCACCCCGGAGGGCCTGCACTTCCTCACCGCGCTACCGCAGGCGACCGGCACGGACACCGCCGGGCTGGTGAAGCAGGTCAGCGAGGGCTGGGCCGGGCCGGTCGCACCCCGGGTGCGGCTGCTCCCGGCCGTGCTGCCGTACGCCGACCTCGACCTCGACGCCACCACCGGCCTGAGCATCCCGGTCGGGATCGCCGAGGCCGACCTGCACCCGGTGGTCCTCGACTTCACCACGGAGCCGCACTTCGTGGTCTACGGCGACGCGGAGTGCGGCAAGTCGTCGTTCCTGCGCGCCCTGGCCGCCACGATCGTCACCCGGTTCACCCCGGAGCAGGCCCGGGTGATCCTGGTGGACTACCGGCGGAGCCTGCTCGGTGCGATCTCCACGCCACACCTGATCGGGTACGGCACCGCCGCCGCGCACACCGCCGAACTGGTCGAGTCGGCCGCCGGCTACCTGCAGGGTCGGACGCCCGGCCCCGAGGTCGGCCCGGCGCAGTTGCGCGACCGGTCGTGGTGGTCCGGTCCGGAACTGTTCGTGCTGGTCGACGACTACGACCTGGTCGCGAGCGGGCCGGCGAACCCGCTGCGGGCGCTGGAGGAGCACCTGCCGCACGCCCGCGATGTCGGGCTGCACCTGGTGCTGGTCCGACGCTCCGGTGGCGCGGCCCGCGCCCAGTACGAGCCGGTGGTGCAGCGGCTACGCGAACTGTCCACCTCGGGCCTGGTGATGTCGGGGAGCCCGGAGGAGGGCGCGCTGGTCGGCCCGGTCCGGCCCGGGCCGCTGCCGCCCGGGCGCGGCCGGTTGTTCACCCGACGCGAAGGCGTACGCCTGGTCCAACTGGCTCACCTGCCGCCACAGTGA
- a CDS encoding zinc-dependent metalloprotease, with the protein MAQFVDWDLATATAGALGKSGPRVTYDEATEVVSGLRRLTDEAAGHVADYTGLTSQVAHPPVRVVDRRDWAATNVAGLREVITPLVGRLSQDKQPGAFTEAVGSRVTGVQAGTVLAYLSGRVLGQYEVFSADPGQLLLVAPNIVEVERKLGADPRDFRLWVCLHEVTHRTQFTAVPWMRAYFLGEVQAFVDAAQGGEHLLERLRRGVSTLADAVRDPQSRASVLDIVQTPGQRAVLDRLTALMTLLEGHAEFVMDGVGPQVIPSVERIRAGFNRRREAGNPVEKAIRRLIGIDVKMRQYAEGRRFVHAVVDRVGMAGFNRVFESPLTLPRLAELSEPDAWVARVHGPVGPVPTAG; encoded by the coding sequence ATGGCGCAGTTCGTGGACTGGGATCTGGCCACCGCTACCGCGGGGGCTCTGGGTAAGTCGGGCCCCCGGGTGACGTACGACGAGGCCACCGAGGTGGTCTCCGGGCTGCGCCGGTTGACCGACGAGGCGGCCGGGCACGTCGCCGACTACACCGGGTTGACCTCGCAGGTCGCTCACCCGCCGGTGCGGGTGGTCGACCGGCGCGACTGGGCCGCGACCAACGTCGCCGGACTGCGTGAGGTGATCACCCCGCTGGTCGGCCGGCTCTCGCAGGACAAGCAGCCCGGCGCGTTCACCGAGGCCGTCGGGTCCCGGGTGACGGGAGTGCAGGCGGGCACCGTGCTGGCCTACCTGTCCGGCCGGGTGCTCGGGCAGTACGAGGTCTTCTCCGCCGACCCGGGGCAACTGCTGCTGGTCGCGCCGAACATCGTCGAGGTGGAGCGCAAGCTGGGCGCCGATCCGCGTGACTTCCGGCTCTGGGTCTGCCTACACGAGGTGACCCATCGGACGCAGTTCACCGCGGTGCCGTGGATGCGGGCGTACTTCCTCGGTGAGGTGCAGGCCTTCGTCGACGCCGCGCAGGGTGGCGAGCACCTGCTGGAGCGGCTGCGCCGCGGCGTGAGTACCCTCGCCGACGCGGTCCGCGACCCGCAGAGCCGGGCCAGCGTGCTGGACATCGTCCAGACGCCGGGGCAGCGGGCCGTGCTGGACCGGCTGACCGCGCTGATGACCCTGCTGGAGGGGCACGCCGAGTTCGTGATGGACGGCGTCGGCCCGCAGGTGATCCCGAGCGTCGAACGGATCCGGGCCGGCTTCAACCGGCGCCGCGAGGCCGGGAACCCGGTGGAGAAGGCGATCCGGCGGCTGATCGGCATCGACGTGAAGATGCGGCAGTACGCGGAGGGCCGCAGGTTCGTGCACGCGGTGGTGGACCGGGTGGGCATGGCGGGCTTCAACCGGGTCTTCGAGTCGCCGCTGACCCTGCCCCGGCTGGCCGAGCTGAGCGAGCCGGACGCCTGGGTGGCGCGGGTGCACGGGCCGGTCGGCCCGGTGCCGACCGCCGGCTGA
- the tilS gene encoding tRNA lysidine(34) synthetase TilS has translation MAPLAPSVAAIRVAVRRALADLPAYGPVLVACSGGADSLALAAATAFVAPRTGRTAGLVTVDHGLQDGSARRAAAVARWAEGAGLAPVEVVRVEVTGRPGGPEAAAREARYQALTEVAGRHDAAALLTGHTRDDQAETVLLALARGAGPRGLAGMPARRDLAGIPLVRPLLEIGRDETRAACAVLGLTPWEDPHNSDPAYARSRIRADVLPLLVRTLGPGVLDNLARTATLVAADNAVLDELAGAALIGARHPDGGLAVKALADLAPALRGRVLRAWAHELGAPPAALSHRHVAALDTLVTAWRGQRVTYLPGGLRVRRHADRLLPEAPPVPDGKIDE, from the coding sequence GTGGCCCCGCTCGCCCCGTCGGTCGCCGCGATCCGGGTCGCGGTCCGCCGCGCGCTGGCCGACCTGCCGGCGTACGGTCCGGTGCTGGTCGCCTGCTCCGGTGGGGCCGACTCGCTCGCCCTGGCGGCGGCCACCGCGTTCGTGGCGCCCCGGACGGGACGTACCGCCGGGCTGGTCACCGTCGACCACGGGTTACAGGACGGGTCGGCGCGGCGGGCGGCGGCGGTGGCGCGCTGGGCGGAGGGGGCCGGACTGGCGCCGGTCGAGGTGGTCCGGGTCGAGGTCACCGGCCGGCCGGGCGGCCCGGAGGCGGCCGCCCGCGAGGCCCGCTACCAGGCGCTGACCGAGGTCGCCGGGCGGCACGACGCGGCGGCGCTGCTCACCGGGCACACCCGGGACGACCAGGCGGAGACGGTGCTGCTCGCACTGGCCCGGGGCGCCGGCCCGCGCGGGCTCGCCGGGATGCCGGCGCGTCGGGATCTGGCCGGCATCCCTCTCGTACGACCGCTGTTGGAGATCGGGCGGGACGAGACCCGTGCCGCGTGCGCGGTGCTCGGGCTGACGCCGTGGGAGGACCCGCACAACAGTGACCCCGCGTACGCCCGCTCCCGGATCCGGGCCGACGTGTTGCCGCTCCTGGTCCGGACGCTCGGGCCCGGGGTGCTGGACAACCTCGCCCGTACCGCCACGCTGGTGGCGGCGGACAACGCGGTCCTGGACGAGCTTGCCGGTGCGGCCCTGATCGGGGCGCGGCATCCCGACGGTGGACTGGCCGTCAAGGCGCTGGCCGACCTGGCCCCCGCGCTGCGCGGCCGGGTGCTGCGTGCCTGGGCCCACGAGTTGGGCGCACCGCCGGCCGCCCTGTCGCACCGGCACGTCGCCGCGCTGGACACGCTGGTCACGGCGTGGCGCGGGCAGCGGGTGACGTACCTGCCGGGCGGGCTGCGGGTGCGCCGGCACGCCGACCGGCTGCTGCCGGAGGCGCCGCCGGTGCCGGACGGCAAGATCGACGAATGA
- a CDS encoding inorganic diphosphatase, with protein MDFDVTVEIPKGHRNKYEVDHVTGRIRLDRTLFTSTQYPADYGFIEGTLGADGDPLDALVLVPEPTFPGCLIRCRTIGMFRMTDEKGGDDKVLCVPYEDPRQEHLRDIHHLGEFDRLEIQHFFEVYKDLEPGKSVEGATWVGRTEAEAEIHASYRRAREAEERGEPTH; from the coding sequence ATGGATTTCGACGTCACGGTTGAGATCCCCAAGGGTCACCGCAACAAGTACGAGGTGGACCACGTCACCGGCCGGATCCGGCTGGACCGCACGCTCTTCACCTCCACGCAGTACCCGGCCGACTACGGCTTCATCGAGGGCACCCTGGGTGCGGACGGCGATCCGCTGGACGCCCTGGTGCTGGTGCCCGAGCCGACCTTCCCGGGTTGCCTGATCCGGTGCCGCACCATCGGCATGTTCCGGATGACCGACGAGAAGGGCGGCGACGACAAGGTCCTCTGCGTGCCGTACGAGGACCCGCGGCAGGAGCACCTGCGCGACATCCACCACCTCGGCGAGTTCGACCGGCTGGAGATCCAGCACTTCTTCGAGGTCTACAAGGACCTGGAGCCGGGCAAGTCGGTCGAGGGTGCGACCTGGGTGGGGCGCACCGAGGCCGAGGCCGAGATCCATGCGTCGTACCGCCGGGCCAGGGAGGCCGAGGAACGCGGCGAGCCCACGCACTGA
- the eccD gene encoding type VII secretion integral membrane protein EccD: MTVGLARVTVNAPRRRVDVALPEQVPLAELLPEVLRHAGEGLADDGERHGGWRLRRADGSVLTGGQALLAQGVRDGEVLHLVPARAEWPELEYDDVVEAIADGARRQGAAWSPRATRCAALAGAGFPLAVGLLALVLGGPGDPAGWLAATLVAVLLLLAGTALSRAQGDGPAGATLGGCALPYAAVAGALAVASGDPVGLFGPLRWIGAAELLAGSVALLLVSVLGLLGVATRRPVFVAGVVVGAAGGPAALVGLLLGPAGAAAVLLCVLAFAIGAVPLLAIRLGRVPLPPITLPTGAPDDPDRARDLPDRGRVYAAVARSGEMLTGMLIGHAVLAVGAALVVVATGGTAGRLLVAVTSAVLLLRARLFVAVRHRVPPVLAGLAGFAVLGGVLANATGQPGRLALVAGGLLIALLVVAAGTTYARRPVSPYVGRLADLTDTALVVSVVPVTCAVLGLYEQARELLG; the protein is encoded by the coding sequence ATGACAGTCGGGCTGGCCCGGGTCACCGTCAACGCACCCCGACGGCGGGTCGACGTTGCGCTGCCGGAGCAGGTTCCCCTCGCCGAGCTGCTGCCCGAGGTGCTGCGCCACGCCGGCGAGGGGCTCGCCGACGACGGCGAACGGCACGGCGGTTGGCGGCTCCGCCGCGCCGACGGCAGCGTGCTGACCGGCGGGCAGGCGCTGCTCGCCCAGGGCGTACGCGACGGCGAGGTGCTGCACCTGGTGCCGGCCCGCGCCGAGTGGCCCGAGCTTGAGTACGACGACGTGGTGGAGGCCATCGCCGACGGTGCTCGCCGGCAGGGCGCGGCGTGGTCACCCCGGGCCACCCGGTGCGCCGCGCTCGCCGGCGCCGGCTTCCCGCTCGCGGTCGGCCTGCTCGCCCTGGTCCTCGGCGGACCGGGCGACCCCGCCGGCTGGCTGGCCGCGACCCTGGTGGCGGTGCTGCTCCTGCTGGCCGGCACCGCGCTCTCCCGGGCCCAGGGCGACGGACCGGCCGGCGCCACCCTCGGCGGCTGCGCGCTGCCGTACGCCGCAGTGGCCGGTGCCCTCGCCGTCGCCTCGGGCGATCCGGTCGGGCTGTTCGGCCCGCTGCGCTGGATCGGTGCGGCGGAGCTGCTCGCCGGTTCGGTGGCGTTGCTGCTGGTGTCGGTGCTCGGGCTGCTCGGGGTGGCCACCCGGCGGCCCGTCTTCGTGGCCGGCGTGGTGGTGGGCGCGGCCGGCGGGCCGGCCGCCCTCGTCGGACTGCTGCTCGGTCCGGCCGGTGCGGCCGCCGTGCTGCTCTGCGTGCTGGCCTTCGCGATCGGAGCGGTCCCGCTGCTGGCCATCCGGCTGGGCCGGGTACCGCTGCCGCCCATCACCCTGCCCACCGGTGCCCCGGACGATCCGGACCGGGCGCGTGACCTGCCGGACCGGGGCCGGGTGTACGCGGCGGTGGCCCGCAGCGGGGAGATGCTGACCGGGATGTTGATCGGGCACGCCGTGCTGGCCGTGGGCGCCGCGTTGGTCGTCGTTGCCACCGGTGGCACCGCCGGTCGGCTGCTCGTCGCGGTGACCTCGGCGGTGCTGCTGTTACGCGCCCGGCTCTTCGTGGCGGTGCGGCACCGGGTGCCGCCGGTGCTCGCCGGGCTGGCCGGGTTCGCGGTCCTCGGCGGGGTGCTCGCCAATGCCACCGGGCAGCCGGGTCGGCTCGCCCTGGTGGCCGGTGGGCTGCTGATCGCCCTGCTGGTGGTGGCCGCCGGCACGACCTACGCCCGCCGGCCGGTCTCCCCGTATGTCGGCCGGCTCGCCGACCTCACCGACACCGCCCTGGTGGTCTCGGTGGTGCCGGTGACCTGCGCCGTGCTCGGCCTCTACGAGCAGGCCCGGGAACTGCTCGGTTAG
- the mycP gene encoding type VII secretion-associated serine protease mycosin, translated as MAEDVTRVRHSGLPGAGRLAHRALLATAATVLSAAVAVVPAAAVPLTVPTLGVPVAYAPDPAGRADQVRDEQWQLDKLGAQIAWRTSTGRGVVVAVIDSGVDGSHPDLAGQVLPGLDLVATDGAAEPDPVGHGTTVAGLIAGRNDDRQGVVGLAPDARILPVRVLDAENRYDDALIVAKGVRWAVDNGAKVINLSLGGNGDSPALAAAIDYAFARDVVVIACTGNLATSPEAKVWYPAREPGVIAVSGLERNSDNLWSGAITGRATILTAPASGLVGARPPGGYWRVQGTSFAAPLVAATAALVRARYPQMSAGDVVNRLLVTAKDIGPTGRDERFGYGLVDPVAALTAEVPLVHQNPLDDNDPPGVTGFGAAPGSVTTGDPDAEQLGLTGARQETQWRARAAGAQDDAGAERLWIGSAILLALLTGAALMVRRFRQAPR; from the coding sequence ATGGCTGAGGATGTGACCAGGGTGCGGCACAGCGGCCTGCCAGGGGCCGGACGGTTGGCTCACCGGGCGCTGCTCGCGACGGCCGCCACCGTCCTGTCCGCCGCCGTCGCGGTGGTTCCCGCCGCGGCCGTGCCGCTCACGGTCCCCACCCTCGGCGTGCCGGTGGCCTACGCACCGGACCCGGCGGGACGCGCTGACCAGGTCCGCGACGAGCAGTGGCAGCTCGACAAGTTGGGTGCGCAGATCGCGTGGCGCACGTCGACCGGGCGGGGCGTGGTCGTCGCGGTGATCGATTCCGGGGTGGACGGTTCCCACCCCGACCTGGCCGGCCAGGTGCTGCCCGGGCTCGACCTGGTCGCCACGGACGGTGCCGCCGAGCCGGATCCGGTCGGGCACGGCACGACGGTGGCCGGTCTGATCGCCGGGCGCAACGACGATCGCCAGGGCGTGGTGGGGCTGGCGCCGGACGCCCGGATCCTGCCCGTACGGGTCCTCGACGCGGAGAACCGTTACGACGACGCGCTGATCGTGGCCAAGGGCGTCCGGTGGGCGGTCGACAACGGCGCCAAGGTGATCAACCTGTCGCTCGGCGGCAACGGCGACAGCCCGGCGCTGGCCGCGGCGATCGACTACGCCTTCGCGAGGGACGTGGTGGTGATCGCCTGCACCGGCAACCTTGCCACCTCGCCCGAGGCGAAGGTGTGGTATCCGGCCCGGGAACCGGGCGTGATCGCGGTCTCCGGCCTGGAACGCAACAGCGACAACCTGTGGAGCGGTGCGATCACCGGCCGGGCCACCATCCTCACCGCCCCGGCCAGCGGGCTCGTCGGCGCTCGCCCGCCCGGCGGGTACTGGCGGGTGCAGGGCACCAGCTTCGCGGCGCCACTGGTCGCCGCCACCGCCGCCCTGGTGCGGGCCCGTTACCCGCAGATGTCCGCCGGCGACGTGGTGAACCGGCTGCTCGTCACCGCCAAGGACATCGGCCCCACCGGGCGGGACGAGCGGTTCGGTTACGGCCTGGTGGACCCGGTCGCGGCGCTGACCGCGGAGGTGCCGCTGGTGCACCAGAACCCGCTGGACGACAACGACCCGCCGGGGGTGACCGGGTTCGGCGCGGCACCCGGCTCGGTGACGACGGGCGACCCCGACGCCGAACAGCTCGGCCTGACCGGGGCGCGGCAGGAGACCCAGTGGCGGGCCCGCGCCGCCGGGGCGCAGGACGACGCCGGCGCGGAGCGGCTCTGGATCGGGTCGGCCATTCTCCTCGCCCTGCTCACCGGCGCCGCGCTCATGGTGCGCCGGTTCCGGCAGGCGCCCCGCTGA
- the dacB gene encoding D-alanyl-D-alanine carboxypeptidase/D-alanyl-D-alanine-endopeptidase — protein sequence MVLAVGLVLVLVAVGLVVVRPGPVGRWLGDAPTAPAASEPAESTPVAVLAAADIGAPLPSVEGLRAVLEPLVGDAALGGRVNVAVADALTGEPLFDRGGGEGTVPASVTKLLTAVTVLTARGPGHRIPTRAVAGAQPGEVVIVGGGDPTLAAGAKGFYPGAASLADLADQVRTALGGATPTRIVVDSSRYSGPVYGPGWDDDIPTGGYGGAITALMLDGARKDPKAGQGWAERVPQPDLAAGRAFAQLLGVPADAVRKGTAPPAATEATGGPAGDTAPGAELGVVHSPPLIRLVDIMISESDNIVAEALARQVALARDQPASFAGAATAMAEVVSELALPVSGLSLADGSGLSRKNLISPALLTELLALAASPERPELAAIFGGLPVGGWSGTLRDRYGAAPGTAAGAGVVRAKTGTLTRVHAIAGVVTTAEGRLLTFAVLTDEVPPAGMEPARAALDRIAAALATCGCR from the coding sequence CTGGTGCTCGCCGTCGGGCTGGTGCTCGTACTGGTCGCGGTGGGGCTGGTCGTGGTCCGACCCGGGCCGGTGGGCCGGTGGCTGGGCGACGCTCCCACCGCACCGGCGGCCAGCGAGCCGGCGGAGTCCACGCCGGTCGCGGTGCTGGCGGCCGCCGACATCGGCGCGCCGCTGCCCAGCGTCGAAGGGCTCCGAGCCGTGCTCGAACCGCTGGTCGGCGACGCCGCCCTGGGCGGCCGGGTCAACGTGGCGGTGGCCGACGCGCTGACCGGGGAGCCGCTCTTCGACCGTGGCGGCGGCGAGGGGACCGTGCCGGCGTCGGTGACCAAGCTGTTGACCGCCGTGACGGTGTTGACCGCCCGCGGCCCCGGCCACCGGATACCGACCCGGGCGGTGGCCGGCGCGCAGCCGGGTGAGGTGGTGATCGTCGGCGGCGGGGATCCGACGCTGGCGGCCGGCGCCAAGGGCTTCTATCCGGGGGCCGCGAGCCTCGCCGACCTCGCCGACCAGGTGCGTACGGCGCTGGGCGGAGCCACCCCCACCAGGATCGTCGTCGACTCCTCGCGCTACTCCGGCCCGGTGTACGGACCCGGCTGGGACGACGACATCCCCACCGGCGGCTACGGCGGGGCGATCACCGCGCTGATGCTCGACGGTGCGCGCAAGGACCCGAAGGCCGGCCAGGGTTGGGCCGAGCGGGTTCCCCAGCCGGACCTGGCCGCCGGCCGAGCCTTCGCCCAACTGCTCGGTGTGCCGGCCGACGCCGTGCGGAAGGGCACCGCCCCGCCGGCGGCGACCGAGGCGACCGGTGGGCCGGCCGGCGACACCGCGCCCGGGGCCGAACTGGGCGTGGTGCATTCGCCGCCGCTGATCCGCCTGGTCGACATCATGATCAGCGAGAGTGACAACATCGTGGCCGAGGCGCTGGCCCGCCAGGTCGCGCTGGCCCGCGACCAGCCCGCCTCGTTCGCCGGTGCCGCCACGGCGATGGCCGAGGTGGTGTCCGAGCTGGCTCTGCCGGTGAGCGGGCTGTCCCTCGCCGACGGCAGCGGGCTGTCCCGGAAGAATCTGATCAGCCCTGCGCTGCTGACCGAACTCCTGGCGCTCGCGGCCAGCCCGGAGCGGCCCGAACTCGCCGCAATCTTCGGCGGACTGCCCGTCGGGGGCTGGTCCGGCACGCTGCGCGACCGCTACGGCGCCGCACCCGGCACGGCCGCCGGTGCCGGCGTGGTCCGCGCCAAGACCGGCACGTTGACCCGGGTGCATGCCATCGCGGGGGTGGTGACCACGGCCGAGGGGCGGCTGCTCACCTTCGCCGTGCTCACCGACGAGGTGCCGCCGGCCGGGATGGAGCCGGCCCGGGCGGCCCTGGACCGGATCGCCGCCGCCCTGGCCACCTGCGGCTGCCGCTGA